One Vespa crabro chromosome 1, iyVesCrab1.2, whole genome shotgun sequence genomic region harbors:
- the LOC124432675 gene encoding centrosomal protein 43-like isoform X4, which produces MIDSNISMEEDTELRDLVVQTLENNGVLAKVRAELRASVFLALEEQESVMNPEPLLNKTVKQYLANSEGKLLFSLVREFLEYFGLDYTISVYDPETYIGKEYNYVGRNKLCEELGINSSEPLLGEILKNNINICNITQKVEFNDSKHNKTNETSTNFANATFEVPVPKMLHTESLSNDNDSSEKLGSFSEQSTSIPINVTITDKKKNIQTLHNDLLDESHDKEKNSLRENIIVFDNITDKDDINDKGNNIHSDKSPTKKIDTYEVINHTIKETATIASGQIDMYNKGGPLITFDESIVSEMQKNQNVDVTKQNSINNKELHIMNNVQNKKEINIECNFGKAIYFEEIIVDEKRDNVGNVHKAESSSPLDKSGSIFDLPPLNGKKTNINDIKELMDVGFAVDNVDNYEEDFVSSASGSFNEQSPSKELQELDSSVQVHVKKEDTIQSTHSEDISEEIEETDEILSSTSCMIIL; this is translated from the exons aTGATAGACAGTAACATTTCCATGGAGGAAGATACTGAATTACGAGATTTAGTGGTACAAACTCTTGAAAATAATGGTGTTCTCGCAAAAGTCCGG GCTGAATTAAGGGCTAGCGTGTTTTTAGCTCTGGAGGAACAGGAATCTGTAATG aatccAGAACCACTCCTCAACAAAACAGTAAAACAGTACCTGGCTAATTCCGAAGGaaaattactattttcattggTTAGGGAGTTCCTAGAATATTTTGGTTTGGATTATACTATATCTGTATATGATCCAGAGACATATAttggaaaagaatataactatgTCGGTAGAAACAAATTATGTGAAGAATTAGGTATAAATTCATCTGAGCCATTACTTGGAGagattttaaagaataatatcaacatCTGTAACATAACACAAAAG GTGGAATTCAATGAcagtaaacataataaaacaaatgaaacGTCAACAAATTTTGCAAATGCAACCTTTGAAGTTCCTGTACCAAAGATGTTACATACTGAATCATTATCAAATGACAATGATTCTTCTGAGAAACTAGGAAGTTTCTCTGAACAAAGCACTAGTATTCCAATAAATGTGACAATAactgacaaaaagaaaaatatacaaacattACATAATGATTTATTAGATGAGTCacatgataaagaaaagaattctctcagggaaaatataatagtttttGACAACATAACTGACaaagatgatattaatgataaaggGAACAATATACACTCTGATAAAAGTCctacaaaaaaaattgatacatACGAAGTAATAAATCATACAATAAAAGAAACTGCCACAATTGCATCTGGTCAAATTGATATGTACAATAAAGGAGGACCTTTAATTACGTTTGATGAATCTATAGTATCTGAAAtgcaaaaaaatcaaaatgtgGATGTTACAAAACaaaatagtataaataataaagaactacatattatgaataatgtacaaaataaaaaagagattaatATAGAATGTAACTTTGGAAAAGCTATTTACTTTGAAGAAATTATTGTtgatgaaaaaagagacaatGTTGGTAATGTACATAAAGCTGAATCTTCATCACCTTTAGATAAGTCTGGTTCTATATTTGATCTACCACCATTAAAcggaaaaaagacaaatataaatgatataaaagaattaatggATGTTGGATTTG CAGTAGATAATGTTGACAATTATGAAGAAGATTTTGTGTCATCTGCATCAGGTAGTTTTAATGAACAGAGTCCATCTAAAGAATTACAAGAATTGGACAGTTCTGTGCAAGTACATGtcaaaaaagaagatacaatTCAGAGTACTCATAGTGAAGACATTAgtgaagaaatagaagaaactgATGAAATACTGAGTAGTACTTCGTGC
- the LOC124432675 gene encoding uncharacterized protein LOC124432675 isoform X5, with amino-acid sequence MNPEPLLNKTVKQYLANSEGKLLFSLVREFLEYFGLDYTISVYDPETYIGKEYNYVGRNKLCEELGINSSEPLLGEILKNNINICNITQKVEFNDSKHNKTNETSTNFANATFEVPVPKMLHTESLSNDNDSSEKLGSFSEQSTSIPINVTITDKKKNIQTLHNDLLDESHDKEKNSLRENIIVFDNITDKDDINDKGNNIHSDKSPTKKIDTYEVINHTIKETATIASGQIDMYNKGGPLITFDESIVSEMQKNQNVDVTKQNSINNKELHIMNNVQNKKEINIECNFGKAIYFEEIIVDEKRDNVGNVHKAESSSPLDKSGSIFDLPPLNGKKTNINDIKELMDVGFAVDNVDNYEEDFVSSASGSFNEQSPSKELQELDSSVQVHVKKEDTIQSTHSEDISEEIEETDEILSSTSCLQGVNINEKDEKVSNFTTGITTNYRNEI; translated from the exons ATG aatccAGAACCACTCCTCAACAAAACAGTAAAACAGTACCTGGCTAATTCCGAAGGaaaattactattttcattggTTAGGGAGTTCCTAGAATATTTTGGTTTGGATTATACTATATCTGTATATGATCCAGAGACATATAttggaaaagaatataactatgTCGGTAGAAACAAATTATGTGAAGAATTAGGTATAAATTCATCTGAGCCATTACTTGGAGagattttaaagaataatatcaacatCTGTAACATAACACAAAAG GTGGAATTCAATGAcagtaaacataataaaacaaatgaaacGTCAACAAATTTTGCAAATGCAACCTTTGAAGTTCCTGTACCAAAGATGTTACATACTGAATCATTATCAAATGACAATGATTCTTCTGAGAAACTAGGAAGTTTCTCTGAACAAAGCACTAGTATTCCAATAAATGTGACAATAactgacaaaaagaaaaatatacaaacattACATAATGATTTATTAGATGAGTCacatgataaagaaaagaattctctcagggaaaatataatagtttttGACAACATAACTGACaaagatgatattaatgataaaggGAACAATATACACTCTGATAAAAGTCctacaaaaaaaattgatacatACGAAGTAATAAATCATACAATAAAAGAAACTGCCACAATTGCATCTGGTCAAATTGATATGTACAATAAAGGAGGACCTTTAATTACGTTTGATGAATCTATAGTATCTGAAAtgcaaaaaaatcaaaatgtgGATGTTACAAAACaaaatagtataaataataaagaactacatattatgaataatgtacaaaataaaaaagagattaatATAGAATGTAACTTTGGAAAAGCTATTTACTTTGAAGAAATTATTGTtgatgaaaaaagagacaatGTTGGTAATGTACATAAAGCTGAATCTTCATCACCTTTAGATAAGTCTGGTTCTATATTTGATCTACCACCATTAAAcggaaaaaagacaaatataaatgatataaaagaattaatggATGTTGGATTTG CAGTAGATAATGTTGACAATTATGAAGAAGATTTTGTGTCATCTGCATCAGGTAGTTTTAATGAACAGAGTCCATCTAAAGAATTACAAGAATTGGACAGTTCTGTGCAAGTACATGtcaaaaaagaagatacaatTCAGAGTACTCATAGTGAAGACATTAgtgaagaaatagaagaaactgATGAAATACTGAGTAGTACTTCGTGC CTTCAGGGTgtgaatataaatgaaaaggatgaaaaggTTTCAAATTTCACAACGGGTATTACTACAAATTATAGAAATGAGATATAA
- the LOC124432678 gene encoding EEF1A lysine methyltransferase 1: MSESDDELSLCPTTISALQEFLEEKEKRKKQLTDVFQSNLLLDVSFEEDWQLSQFWYDENTTNTIVKGAINSTPIDGKIALISCPTLYTELKKTCNKRQVILLEYDPRFTVFGSDFIPYDYKFPLNVPRNLYNIFDLVIADPPFLSDECLTKIAVTIKLLSKKKMVLCTGAVMINLVERLLDAKKCNFIPKHKNNLANEFYCYSNFDFDEMLK; the protein is encoded by the exons atgagTGAAAGTGACGATGAACTATCATTATGTCCTACGACAATATCCGCACTTCAAGAAtttctcgaagaaaaagaaaagagaaaaaagcagTTGACTGATGTGTTTCAGTCAAATCTATTATTAGATGTATCATTTGAAGAAGATTGG caATTAAGTCAGTTTTGGTATGATGAAAACACAACAAATACAATTGTTAAAGGTGCTATAAATTCTACACCTATAGATGGAAAAATAGCATTAATTTCTTGTCCAACTTTATATACAGAACTAAAAAAAACTTGCAACAAAAGACaag TGATTCTTTTAGAATATGACCCTCGTTTCACAGTATTTGGATCAGACTTTATACcatatgattataaatttcCTTTAAATGTAcctagaaatttatataatatttttgatttagtCATAGCAGATCCTCCTTTTTTATCTGATGAATGTCTAACAAAAATTGCTgtgacgataaaattattgtcgaagaaaaaaatggtacTTTGTACag GTGCAGTTATGATAAATTTAGTTGAAAGATTACTAGATGccaaaaaatgtaatttcataccaaagcataaaaataatttagctAATGAATTTTACTGTTATTCAAACTTTGACTTTGATGAAAtgctgaaataa
- the LOC124432675 gene encoding centrosomal protein 43-like isoform X1, translating into MIDSNISMEEDTELRDLVVQTLENNGVLAKVRAELRASVFLALEEQESVMNPEPLLNKTVKQYLANSEGKLLFSLVREFLEYFGLDYTISVYDPETYIGKEYNYVGRNKLCEELGINSSEPLLGEILKNNINICNITQKVEFNDSKHNKTNETSTNFANATFEVPVPKMLHTESLSNDNDSSEKLGSFSEQSTSIPINVTITDKKKNIQTLHNDLLDESHDKEKNSLRENIIVFDNITDKDDINDKGNNIHSDKSPTKKIDTYEVINHTIKETATIASGQIDMYNKGGPLITFDESIVSEMQKNQNVDVTKQNSINNKELHIMNNVQNKKEINIECNFGKAIYFEEIIVDEKRDNVGNVHKAESSSPLDKSGSIFDLPPLNGKKTNINDIKELMDVGFAVDNVDNYEEDFVSSASGSFNEQSPSKELQELDSSVQVHVKKEDTIQSTHSEDISEEIEETDEILSSTSCLQGVNINEKDEKVSNFTTGITTNYRNEI; encoded by the exons aTGATAGACAGTAACATTTCCATGGAGGAAGATACTGAATTACGAGATTTAGTGGTACAAACTCTTGAAAATAATGGTGTTCTCGCAAAAGTCCGG GCTGAATTAAGGGCTAGCGTGTTTTTAGCTCTGGAGGAACAGGAATCTGTAATG aatccAGAACCACTCCTCAACAAAACAGTAAAACAGTACCTGGCTAATTCCGAAGGaaaattactattttcattggTTAGGGAGTTCCTAGAATATTTTGGTTTGGATTATACTATATCTGTATATGATCCAGAGACATATAttggaaaagaatataactatgTCGGTAGAAACAAATTATGTGAAGAATTAGGTATAAATTCATCTGAGCCATTACTTGGAGagattttaaagaataatatcaacatCTGTAACATAACACAAAAG GTGGAATTCAATGAcagtaaacataataaaacaaatgaaacGTCAACAAATTTTGCAAATGCAACCTTTGAAGTTCCTGTACCAAAGATGTTACATACTGAATCATTATCAAATGACAATGATTCTTCTGAGAAACTAGGAAGTTTCTCTGAACAAAGCACTAGTATTCCAATAAATGTGACAATAactgacaaaaagaaaaatatacaaacattACATAATGATTTATTAGATGAGTCacatgataaagaaaagaattctctcagggaaaatataatagtttttGACAACATAACTGACaaagatgatattaatgataaaggGAACAATATACACTCTGATAAAAGTCctacaaaaaaaattgatacatACGAAGTAATAAATCATACAATAAAAGAAACTGCCACAATTGCATCTGGTCAAATTGATATGTACAATAAAGGAGGACCTTTAATTACGTTTGATGAATCTATAGTATCTGAAAtgcaaaaaaatcaaaatgtgGATGTTACAAAACaaaatagtataaataataaagaactacatattatgaataatgtacaaaataaaaaagagattaatATAGAATGTAACTTTGGAAAAGCTATTTACTTTGAAGAAATTATTGTtgatgaaaaaagagacaatGTTGGTAATGTACATAAAGCTGAATCTTCATCACCTTTAGATAAGTCTGGTTCTATATTTGATCTACCACCATTAAAcggaaaaaagacaaatataaatgatataaaagaattaatggATGTTGGATTTG CAGTAGATAATGTTGACAATTATGAAGAAGATTTTGTGTCATCTGCATCAGGTAGTTTTAATGAACAGAGTCCATCTAAAGAATTACAAGAATTGGACAGTTCTGTGCAAGTACATGtcaaaaaagaagatacaatTCAGAGTACTCATAGTGAAGACATTAgtgaagaaatagaagaaactgATGAAATACTGAGTAGTACTTCGTGC CTTCAGGGTgtgaatataaatgaaaaggatgaaaaggTTTCAAATTTCACAACGGGTATTACTACAAATTATAGAAATGAGATATAA
- the LOC124432675 gene encoding centrosomal protein 43-like isoform X3 encodes MIDSNISMEEDTELRDLVVQTLENNGVLAKVRAELRASVFLALEEQESVMNPEPLLNKTVKQYLANSEGKLLFSLVREFLEYFGLDYTISVYDPETYIGKEYNYVGRNKLCEELGINSSEPLLGEILKNNINICNITQKVEFNDSKHNKTNETSTNFANATFEVPVPKMLHTESLSNDNDSSEKLGSFSEQSTSIPINVTITDKKKNIQTLHNDLLDESHDKEKNSLRENIIVFDNITDKDDINDKGNNIHSDKSPTKKIDTYEVINHTIKETATIASGQIDMYNKGGPLITFDESIVSEMQKNQNVDVTKQNSINNKELHIMNNVQNKKEINIECNFGKAIYFEEIIVDEKRDNVGNVHKAESSSPLDKSGSIFDLPPLNGKKTNINDIKELMDVGFAVDNVDNYEEDFVSSASGSFNEQSPSKELQELDSSVQVHVKKEDTIQSTHSEDISEEIEETDEILSSTSCQARVQEILLLGTDILY; translated from the exons aTGATAGACAGTAACATTTCCATGGAGGAAGATACTGAATTACGAGATTTAGTGGTACAAACTCTTGAAAATAATGGTGTTCTCGCAAAAGTCCGG GCTGAATTAAGGGCTAGCGTGTTTTTAGCTCTGGAGGAACAGGAATCTGTAATG aatccAGAACCACTCCTCAACAAAACAGTAAAACAGTACCTGGCTAATTCCGAAGGaaaattactattttcattggTTAGGGAGTTCCTAGAATATTTTGGTTTGGATTATACTATATCTGTATATGATCCAGAGACATATAttggaaaagaatataactatgTCGGTAGAAACAAATTATGTGAAGAATTAGGTATAAATTCATCTGAGCCATTACTTGGAGagattttaaagaataatatcaacatCTGTAACATAACACAAAAG GTGGAATTCAATGAcagtaaacataataaaacaaatgaaacGTCAACAAATTTTGCAAATGCAACCTTTGAAGTTCCTGTACCAAAGATGTTACATACTGAATCATTATCAAATGACAATGATTCTTCTGAGAAACTAGGAAGTTTCTCTGAACAAAGCACTAGTATTCCAATAAATGTGACAATAactgacaaaaagaaaaatatacaaacattACATAATGATTTATTAGATGAGTCacatgataaagaaaagaattctctcagggaaaatataatagtttttGACAACATAACTGACaaagatgatattaatgataaaggGAACAATATACACTCTGATAAAAGTCctacaaaaaaaattgatacatACGAAGTAATAAATCATACAATAAAAGAAACTGCCACAATTGCATCTGGTCAAATTGATATGTACAATAAAGGAGGACCTTTAATTACGTTTGATGAATCTATAGTATCTGAAAtgcaaaaaaatcaaaatgtgGATGTTACAAAACaaaatagtataaataataaagaactacatattatgaataatgtacaaaataaaaaagagattaatATAGAATGTAACTTTGGAAAAGCTATTTACTTTGAAGAAATTATTGTtgatgaaaaaagagacaatGTTGGTAATGTACATAAAGCTGAATCTTCATCACCTTTAGATAAGTCTGGTTCTATATTTGATCTACCACCATTAAAcggaaaaaagacaaatataaatgatataaaagaattaatggATGTTGGATTTG CAGTAGATAATGTTGACAATTATGAAGAAGATTTTGTGTCATCTGCATCAGGTAGTTTTAATGAACAGAGTCCATCTAAAGAATTACAAGAATTGGACAGTTCTGTGCAAGTACATGtcaaaaaagaagatacaatTCAGAGTACTCATAGTGAAGACATTAgtgaagaaatagaagaaactgATGAAATACTGAGTAGTACTTCGTGC CAAGCTAGAGTACAGGAGATACTGCTTTTGGGGACTGATATCCTATACTAA
- the LOC124432675 gene encoding centrosomal protein 43-like isoform X2 yields MIDSNISMEEDTELRDLVVQTLENNGVLAKVRAELRASVFLALEEQESVMNPEPLLNKTVKQYLANSEGKLLFSLVREFLEYFGLDYTISVYDPETYIGKEYNYVGRNKLCEELGINSSEPLLGEILKNNINICNITQKVEFNDSKHNKTNETSTNFANATFEVPVPKMLHTESLSNDNDSSEKLGSFSEQSTSIPINVTITDKKKNIQTLHNDLLDESHDKEKNSLRENIIVFDNITDKDDINDKGNNIHSDKSPTKKIDTYEVINHTIKETATIASGQIDMYNKGGPLITFDESIVSEMQKNQNVDVTKQNSINNKELHIMNNVQNKKEINIECNFGKAIYFEEIIVDEKRDNVGNVHKAESSSPLDKSGSIFDLPPLNGKKTNINDIKELMDVGFVDNVDNYEEDFVSSASGSFNEQSPSKELQELDSSVQVHVKKEDTIQSTHSEDISEEIEETDEILSSTSCLQGVNINEKDEKVSNFTTGITTNYRNEI; encoded by the exons aTGATAGACAGTAACATTTCCATGGAGGAAGATACTGAATTACGAGATTTAGTGGTACAAACTCTTGAAAATAATGGTGTTCTCGCAAAAGTCCGG GCTGAATTAAGGGCTAGCGTGTTTTTAGCTCTGGAGGAACAGGAATCTGTAATG aatccAGAACCACTCCTCAACAAAACAGTAAAACAGTACCTGGCTAATTCCGAAGGaaaattactattttcattggTTAGGGAGTTCCTAGAATATTTTGGTTTGGATTATACTATATCTGTATATGATCCAGAGACATATAttggaaaagaatataactatgTCGGTAGAAACAAATTATGTGAAGAATTAGGTATAAATTCATCTGAGCCATTACTTGGAGagattttaaagaataatatcaacatCTGTAACATAACACAAAAG GTGGAATTCAATGAcagtaaacataataaaacaaatgaaacGTCAACAAATTTTGCAAATGCAACCTTTGAAGTTCCTGTACCAAAGATGTTACATACTGAATCATTATCAAATGACAATGATTCTTCTGAGAAACTAGGAAGTTTCTCTGAACAAAGCACTAGTATTCCAATAAATGTGACAATAactgacaaaaagaaaaatatacaaacattACATAATGATTTATTAGATGAGTCacatgataaagaaaagaattctctcagggaaaatataatagtttttGACAACATAACTGACaaagatgatattaatgataaaggGAACAATATACACTCTGATAAAAGTCctacaaaaaaaattgatacatACGAAGTAATAAATCATACAATAAAAGAAACTGCCACAATTGCATCTGGTCAAATTGATATGTACAATAAAGGAGGACCTTTAATTACGTTTGATGAATCTATAGTATCTGAAAtgcaaaaaaatcaaaatgtgGATGTTACAAAACaaaatagtataaataataaagaactacatattatgaataatgtacaaaataaaaaagagattaatATAGAATGTAACTTTGGAAAAGCTATTTACTTTGAAGAAATTATTGTtgatgaaaaaagagacaatGTTGGTAATGTACATAAAGCTGAATCTTCATCACCTTTAGATAAGTCTGGTTCTATATTTGATCTACCACCATTAAAcggaaaaaagacaaatataaatgatataaaagaattaatggATGTTGGATTTG TAGATAATGTTGACAATTATGAAGAAGATTTTGTGTCATCTGCATCAGGTAGTTTTAATGAACAGAGTCCATCTAAAGAATTACAAGAATTGGACAGTTCTGTGCAAGTACATGtcaaaaaagaagatacaatTCAGAGTACTCATAGTGAAGACATTAgtgaagaaatagaagaaactgATGAAATACTGAGTAGTACTTCGTGC CTTCAGGGTgtgaatataaatgaaaaggatgaaaaggTTTCAAATTTCACAACGGGTATTACTACAAATTATAGAAATGAGATATAA